A genomic segment from Lignipirellula cremea encodes:
- a CDS encoding SHD1 domain-containing protein produces the protein MGAVWRPWIFLGCATVATIGCGERVDLVADGKPAKPAAEQAEPDAAPSEAEHLVNQQASDDDKLSPPPAPPLESSLTEDASAGQHQEPAAITNRTVAPGGPAMAATDTLPQPPAPPSGGDFGQDDNSFRVQPVPGGITDPPTTSGSGGGFAPLSGSAEAGASDTDPLGGPAAKPPLGDSSLPPMDFGKPGASAPVLGSPGSSAFGSEPAAGTPGLGAPDSAPDFGGPAISAPPTGPLQPGAAPLPAPGGAVKPSPFSPGSRFAPGGAEPGNAPGGDTFTPRTQFPALPPAGSPGGAASDREAPRFGAPGADVPSSPGVGSPAAETPGSFAPGAPDPGLDRPGMDPSSMSGPGVSPSPLGAPGSGLPAEGGPATDSQPRDDKPRDEWTAPGDAPAPVSAEREWWDRSGKFSMRAQLLEETDGHVRLVTADGKRLRIAFDKLSDRDQGFVAAITNPQAMNELRTWKDASGTYAIEGKHLSLADGSLRLEDSNGERFRVEVSQLSEFDQGFLEGMRE, from the coding sequence ATGGGTGCTGTGTGGAGGCCGTGGATTTTTCTAGGCTGTGCGACAGTCGCGACGATCGGTTGCGGCGAACGCGTCGATCTGGTTGCAGACGGCAAACCGGCAAAACCCGCTGCGGAACAAGCGGAACCAGACGCCGCCCCCAGCGAAGCAGAGCATCTGGTAAACCAGCAAGCCAGCGACGATGACAAACTGTCGCCGCCGCCTGCTCCGCCCCTGGAAAGCTCGCTGACCGAAGATGCGTCGGCCGGACAGCATCAGGAACCGGCCGCGATTACGAATCGGACGGTCGCACCGGGCGGCCCGGCGATGGCTGCTACCGACACCCTGCCCCAACCGCCGGCCCCGCCGTCGGGCGGAGACTTTGGCCAGGACGATAATTCGTTTCGCGTCCAGCCGGTTCCCGGGGGAATCACCGATCCTCCGACCACGTCGGGTTCGGGCGGTGGCTTCGCACCTCTGAGCGGCTCCGCAGAAGCCGGCGCTTCCGATACCGACCCGCTGGGCGGACCGGCCGCAAAACCTCCGCTCGGCGACTCGAGTTTACCGCCGATGGACTTCGGCAAGCCGGGGGCCAGCGCACCGGTTCTGGGCAGTCCGGGCTCGAGCGCCTTTGGCAGTGAGCCGGCTGCAGGAACACCCGGCCTGGGAGCTCCAGACAGCGCTCCCGATTTTGGCGGACCGGCCATCAGTGCTCCGCCGACGGGCCCCTTGCAGCCAGGCGCCGCGCCGTTGCCGGCTCCTGGCGGAGCCGTGAAGCCAAGCCCGTTCAGTCCGGGTTCCCGCTTCGCACCCGGCGGGGCGGAACCGGGGAATGCGCCCGGTGGAGATACTTTTACGCCGCGAACACAGTTTCCCGCCTTGCCGCCGGCTGGGTCGCCAGGCGGCGCCGCATCGGATCGGGAAGCACCGCGATTTGGGGCGCCGGGAGCCGACGTCCCGAGCTCGCCTGGAGTCGGTTCGCCCGCAGCGGAAACACCGGGTTCTTTCGCCCCGGGCGCCCCTGATCCGGGGCTGGATCGCCCCGGCATGGATCCTTCCAGCATGAGTGGGCCGGGAGTCAGCCCGTCGCCATTGGGCGCCCCAGGTAGTGGTTTGCCCGCAGAAGGCGGCCCGGCGACCGACAGCCAGCCTCGCGATGACAAGCCTCGCGATGAATGGACCGCGCCGGGCGATGCGCCGGCGCCGGTCAGCGCGGAACGGGAGTGGTGGGATCGTAGCGGGAAGTTTTCGATGAGGGCCCAGTTGCTGGAGGAGACCGACGGCCACGTTCGACTGGTCACTGCCGACGGCAAGCGGCTCCGCATCGCGTTCGACAAATTGAGCGATCGCGACCAGGGCTTTGTGGCCGCGATTACCAATCCCCAGGCAATGAACGAACTGCGCACCTGGAAAGACGCCAGCGGCACGTACGCCATCGAAGGGAAGCACCTCAGCCTGGCCGACGGCAGCCTGCGGCTGGAAGACAGCAACGGCGAGCGTTTCCGCGTCGAAGTCAGCCAGCTGAGCGAGTTCGACCAGGGATTCCTGGAAGGGATGCGGGAGTAA
- a CDS encoding efflux RND transporter periplasmic adaptor subunit has translation MNLFLWVAIAGAGQLAEPATAPADVVIEHCLVSLIEQAQVPAEEAGSLRQILVAEGARIKKGQLLAQIDDRQALAQQKVAEREWTAAQKMAGDNVKVQAAAAEALVAESQFLQGSDLPSHDREGELSDRLLRRLLLAPRRAGLLTQAAQLDFSLAALRSDVSEAEVDQARLSVERRRILAPMSGVVVQTYRHVGEWVQPGDAVMHIVGMEKLRIEGYVPAAEISPQEVIGKPVTIAVRLARGQQKVLTSRIEHASPLVETSGGYRVWALVDNPEEGGYWVLRPGLAATMTIHL, from the coding sequence ATGAATCTGTTCCTTTGGGTGGCGATCGCAGGTGCGGGACAGCTGGCCGAACCAGCGACCGCTCCGGCCGACGTCGTGATTGAACACTGCCTGGTATCCCTGATCGAACAAGCCCAGGTGCCAGCCGAAGAAGCCGGCAGCCTGCGGCAGATCCTGGTCGCCGAAGGCGCCCGAATCAAGAAGGGGCAGCTGCTCGCCCAGATCGACGATCGCCAGGCCCTGGCCCAGCAGAAAGTGGCCGAGCGGGAATGGACGGCCGCACAGAAAATGGCCGGCGATAACGTCAAAGTCCAGGCAGCCGCCGCCGAAGCGCTCGTCGCCGAGTCGCAGTTCCTCCAGGGGTCCGACCTGCCCTCCCACGATCGCGAAGGCGAACTGTCCGACCGCCTGCTCCGTCGGCTGCTGCTCGCCCCCCGCCGGGCCGGCCTGTTGACCCAGGCGGCCCAGCTGGATTTTTCCCTGGCGGCGCTGCGCAGCGATGTCAGCGAAGCCGAAGTCGACCAGGCGCGCCTCAGCGTGGAACGCCGCCGTATCCTGGCGCCCATGTCGGGCGTGGTGGTGCAAACGTATCGCCATGTGGGGGAATGGGTCCAGCCGGGCGACGCGGTGATGCACATCGTCGGCATGGAAAAATTACGGATCGAAGGCTACGTGCCGGCCGCTGAAATCTCGCCCCAGGAGGTGATCGGCAAGCCGGTGACAATCGCCGTGCGCCTCGCCCGCGGTCAGCAGAAGGTGCTCACTTCCCGCATTGAACACGCCAGCCCGCTGGTGGAAACCTCCGGCGGCTATCGGGTCTGGGCGCTGGTCGATAATCCGGAAGAAGGCGGCTACTGGGTGCTGCGACCCGGACTGGCTGCCACCATGACGATTCACCTGTAG
- the glmS gene encoding glutamine--fructose-6-phosphate transaminase (isomerizing): MCGIVGYVGPNPAIDFLLAGLQRLEYRGYDSAGVAALADGRLQVVKTAGRLANLEAALQETPLTGNVGIGHTRWATHGPASQKNAHPHLGGEGEVAVVHNGVIENHSSLRARLTAAGYLFHSETDTEVIGHLLAEAIKSTPRNFSQDSSATNGDNHERTNPTSAHVPPEVQDWALTVVKKAIACLTGAYGLAILFRDAPGLLVAARCGSPLVLGVGEGEHYLASDASPLAGRVEQIVYLADHEIALLTATSLRVAHQESGHVEHRLGPIPVQPGEVDRGGFDHYMLKEIFEQPESLRNTMRGRLDFENATAVFGGLNLTPQQLQGVNKIVLTGCGTSWHSALVGEYMIEEFARIPVEVEYASELRYRNPPMEPGTLLFAITQSGETADTLAALREVKRRGHPTLAICNVVGSTIAQEADGGVYLHAGPEVGVASTKAYTSQVATLMLLALYFGRLRHVGPRTGRRVIEAMRQLPDLAARALETNDAVQRIATKYAECRNFLYLGRQYNFPSALEGALKLKEISYIHAEGYPAAEMKHGPIALIEEDTPSVFLVTRDAVYDKVLANLEEVKARRGPVIAVVEEGDTEAASLADDVIVIPRTPDFLQPIITAIPLQLLAYHIAVLRGCDVDKPRNLAKSVTVE; this comes from the coding sequence ATGTGCGGCATTGTCGGATACGTAGGACCCAACCCAGCGATTGATTTCCTTCTGGCCGGACTGCAGCGGCTGGAGTACCGCGGCTACGATAGCGCCGGTGTCGCCGCCCTGGCTGACGGCCGGCTGCAGGTCGTGAAGACGGCCGGGCGCCTTGCCAACCTGGAAGCGGCCCTGCAGGAAACGCCCTTGACGGGCAACGTCGGCATCGGGCATACCCGCTGGGCGACGCATGGGCCCGCTTCGCAGAAGAACGCCCATCCTCACCTGGGCGGCGAGGGCGAAGTGGCCGTGGTGCATAACGGCGTGATCGAAAACCATTCGTCCTTGCGAGCCCGACTGACGGCCGCCGGCTATCTCTTCCACAGCGAGACCGACACGGAAGTGATCGGGCATCTGCTGGCCGAAGCGATCAAATCAACACCGCGAAACTTTTCGCAGGATTCCTCAGCGACGAACGGCGACAACCACGAGCGCACGAACCCCACCTCCGCACACGTCCCGCCCGAGGTGCAGGACTGGGCCTTGACCGTAGTGAAGAAGGCGATTGCCTGTTTGACGGGCGCTTACGGTCTGGCGATCCTGTTCCGCGACGCGCCGGGCCTGCTGGTCGCCGCCCGCTGCGGCAGTCCGCTGGTGCTGGGCGTCGGCGAAGGGGAGCACTACCTTGCCAGCGATGCTTCGCCGCTGGCCGGTCGCGTCGAACAGATCGTTTATCTGGCCGACCATGAAATCGCCCTGCTGACGGCGACCTCGCTGCGTGTCGCCCATCAGGAGTCGGGGCATGTGGAGCATCGCCTGGGCCCCATCCCCGTGCAGCCGGGCGAAGTGGACCGCGGCGGCTTTGACCACTACATGCTGAAAGAGATCTTCGAGCAGCCCGAATCGCTTCGCAACACCATGCGCGGCCGGCTCGACTTCGAAAACGCGACGGCCGTTTTTGGCGGATTGAACCTGACGCCCCAGCAACTGCAGGGCGTCAACAAGATCGTCCTCACCGGCTGCGGCACCAGCTGGCATTCGGCGCTCGTCGGCGAGTACATGATCGAGGAGTTCGCCCGGATCCCGGTCGAAGTCGAATACGCCAGCGAACTGCGGTATCGCAACCCGCCGATGGAGCCCGGCACGTTGCTGTTCGCCATTACGCAAAGCGGCGAAACGGCCGACACGCTGGCCGCCCTGCGCGAAGTCAAACGGCGGGGACATCCGACCCTGGCCATTTGCAATGTGGTCGGCAGCACGATCGCCCAGGAGGCCGACGGCGGCGTGTACCTGCACGCCGGGCCGGAAGTCGGCGTCGCTTCGACCAAGGCTTATACCTCGCAGGTCGCCACGCTGATGCTGCTGGCCTTGTACTTTGGCCGCTTGCGACATGTGGGGCCGCGCACCGGCCGCCGGGTGATTGAAGCGATGCGGCAGCTGCCCGACCTGGCCGCCAGGGCGCTGGAAACAAACGACGCCGTGCAGCGCATCGCGACCAAATACGCCGAGTGTCGCAACTTTTTATATCTGGGCCGGCAGTACAACTTCCCCTCCGCACTGGAAGGGGCGCTCAAACTGAAAGAGATCAGCTACATCCATGCCGAAGGCTATCCGGCCGCCGAAATGAAGCATGGGCCGATCGCCCTGATTGAAGAAGATACGCCCAGCGTGTTCCTCGTGACGCGGGACGCGGTGTACGACAAGGTGCTGGCCAATCTGGAAGAGGTCAAAGCCCGCCGCGGCCCGGTCATCGCCGTGGTGGAAGAAGGCGACACCGAAGCGGCCAGCCTGGCCGACGATGTGATCGTCATTCCGCGGACGCCCGATTTCCTGCAGCCGATCATCACGGCGATTCCACTGCAGCTGCTGGCGTATCATATCGCCGTGCTGCGGGGCTGCGATGTTGACAAGCCTCGTAATCTGGCCAAGAGCGTGACCGTCGAGTAG
- a CDS encoding SLC13 family permease has translation MTGNAQRILIFGGIVCACLTYAGLRFWAELDQPAAVTAAVTTLCALWWCTEAIPIAVTALLPFVMFPLCGVLDDQQLAAAYGDDLVLLFLAGFIISKAAEKSKTHLRVAHGMLRLLGTGSQRRLVLGFMLAPAVCSMWISNAATALIMLPVALAALEQQKDRRLEAPLLLAVAYGCSIGGMATIIGTPPNAVFVGVYRDFTDKSVDFLSWMAVGAPVTVLMLIAAGALLTRGLGRGSEYELQDLGPWKPAQRRMLLVLGCTALLWMLRKSPAGGWSAWLGNAAISPEHYAGDATIGLAAVVLMFLIPSGEVDKEGRSTALLDWETAVRIPWGILLLFGGGLAIASAFQSTGLGELIGANLAMLQHFPPILIIGVICLAVTFLTELTSNTATTTLLMPILAAAAQGAGLEPAVLMAPAALSASCAFMLPVATPPNAIVFGSNRLTIPQMARPGFVLNLIGVVVITGVCYFVVDFEHGIGSPAEKAAPVETTAESPSEPAPDSPPQTDKAAP, from the coding sequence ATGACTGGCAACGCACAACGCATTCTGATTTTTGGCGGCATTGTCTGCGCCTGCCTCACTTACGCAGGCCTGCGTTTCTGGGCCGAACTGGATCAGCCGGCCGCCGTCACCGCGGCCGTCACCACGCTGTGCGCCCTGTGGTGGTGCACCGAAGCGATCCCGATCGCCGTCACGGCGTTGCTGCCGTTCGTCATGTTTCCCTTATGCGGCGTGCTGGATGACCAGCAGCTGGCGGCCGCCTACGGGGACGATCTGGTGCTGCTGTTTCTGGCCGGCTTTATCATTTCTAAAGCGGCTGAGAAATCCAAGACGCATCTGCGCGTCGCGCACGGCATGCTGCGTCTGCTGGGAACGGGCTCCCAAAGACGCCTGGTGCTGGGCTTCATGCTGGCTCCGGCGGTCTGCAGTATGTGGATTTCCAATGCGGCCACGGCGCTGATCATGCTGCCTGTCGCGCTGGCCGCGCTGGAGCAGCAGAAGGACCGCCGGCTGGAGGCGCCATTGCTGCTGGCGGTGGCTTACGGCTGCAGTATCGGCGGCATGGCGACGATCATCGGCACGCCGCCCAATGCGGTGTTTGTCGGCGTGTATCGCGATTTCACCGACAAGAGCGTCGACTTCCTGTCCTGGATGGCGGTCGGCGCCCCGGTGACCGTGCTGATGCTGATCGCAGCCGGCGCGCTGCTCACGCGGGGACTGGGCCGCGGCTCGGAATATGAGCTGCAGGATCTGGGCCCCTGGAAGCCGGCCCAGCGGCGGATGCTGCTGGTGCTGGGCTGCACGGCCCTGCTGTGGATGCTGCGGAAGTCGCCGGCCGGCGGCTGGTCGGCCTGGCTGGGGAACGCTGCGATTTCGCCCGAGCATTACGCCGGCGACGCGACCATCGGTCTGGCGGCCGTGGTGCTGATGTTCCTGATCCCCAGCGGCGAAGTCGACAAAGAAGGCCGGAGCACGGCCCTGCTGGATTGGGAGACGGCCGTCCGCATCCCCTGGGGCATCCTGCTGCTCTTCGGCGGCGGACTGGCGATCGCTTCGGCCTTTCAATCGACTGGCCTGGGCGAACTCATCGGCGCCAACCTGGCCATGCTGCAGCACTTCCCGCCGATCCTGATCATTGGCGTCATCTGCCTGGCCGTGACCTTTCTGACCGAGCTGACCTCCAACACGGCGACTACCACGTTGCTGATGCCGATCCTGGCTGCCGCAGCCCAAGGCGCCGGCCTGGAACCGGCTGTGTTAATGGCGCCGGCCGCCCTGTCCGCCAGTTGCGCGTTCATGCTGCCGGTCGCCACGCCGCCCAATGCGATTGTGTTCGGCTCGAACCGTTTGACCATTCCACAAATGGCCCGTCCTGGCTTTGTGCTGAACCTGATCGGCGTGGTCGTCATCACAGGCGTCTGCTACTTCGTCGTCGATTTCGAGCACGGCATCGGCAGTCCTGCTGAGAAAGCAGCGCCCGTCGAAACGACGGCTGAAAGTCCGTCTGAACCCGCTCCCGATTCACCGCCGCAGACCGACAAGGCGGCTCCCTGA